One region of Mesobacillus boroniphilus genomic DNA includes:
- a CDS encoding YtpI family protein — translation MPILVLLIVLSFVFYIFYKIKYVRSKRPAERKWLSAKSSIALGLFVALFGINQLFLFQTTVTYIVGVIFIVIGSLSVWGGIKAYKFYLPQAAKEAQEN, via the coding sequence ATGCCTATTTTAGTATTATTGATTGTTCTTTCATTTGTCTTTTATATCTTTTACAAAATCAAATATGTTCGCAGTAAGCGCCCAGCTGAGCGAAAATGGCTTTCGGCCAAGTCCAGCATTGCTCTAGGATTGTTCGTGGCACTGTTTGGTATCAATCAACTGTTCCTTTTCCAGACTACTGTCACATATATCGTGGGTGTTATTTTCATTGTTATTGGTTCATTGAGCGTCTGGGGCGGAATTAAAGCATATAAATTCTACCTTCCGCAAGCTGCCAAGGAAGCGCAGGAAAATTAA
- a CDS encoding DHH family phosphoesterase: MKEQILEAIENYETIIIHRHVRPDPDAYGSQGGLAEILRASYPEKNIFTVGTEEPSLNYLRRLDSISDDTFKGALVIVCDTANAERICDERYRLGEQFVKIDHHPNEDPYGDLQWVDTSASSTSEMIYEFYLTFKDRGLKMSDEAARLLYAGIVGDTGRFLYPSTTNKTFAYAGELIHYNFSRTELYDRMYELAPNVVKLNGYILQNFELLENGAAKVVMKRELLDQYSVKPSEASLLVSELGNVRGIKAWVFFIEEEDQIRVRLRSKGPVINTIARNYNGGGHPLAAGASIYSWDDVDKVLDDLIHACQE, from the coding sequence ATGAAAGAGCAAATACTTGAAGCTATTGAAAATTATGAAACGATTATTATCCATCGCCATGTGAGACCGGATCCTGATGCTTACGGTTCACAAGGAGGGTTGGCTGAAATCCTGAGGGCTTCATATCCGGAAAAGAATATTTTCACTGTCGGCACAGAGGAGCCATCGCTTAATTACTTGAGAAGGCTTGATTCTATATCGGACGATACTTTTAAAGGTGCGCTAGTCATTGTCTGTGACACTGCGAATGCTGAGCGAATTTGCGATGAACGTTATCGCTTAGGGGAGCAGTTTGTGAAGATTGACCATCATCCGAATGAAGACCCTTATGGAGACCTGCAATGGGTAGATACTTCTGCGAGCTCTACCAGTGAAATGATTTATGAATTTTATCTTACTTTCAAGGATAGGGGCCTGAAGATGTCTGACGAGGCAGCCAGATTGCTGTACGCCGGAATTGTTGGCGACACTGGCCGCTTCCTGTATCCAAGCACGACAAATAAAACATTTGCCTACGCGGGGGAATTGATCCACTATAACTTCTCGCGTACCGAGCTGTATGACAGAATGTATGAACTGGCTCCTAATGTGGTGAAGTTGAATGGGTACATCCTTCAGAATTTCGAGCTGCTGGAAAATGGTGCCGCCAAGGTTGTGATGAAACGGGAACTGCTTGACCAGTATTCGGTCAAGCCATCTGAAGCATCATTGCTTGTCAGTGAACTGGGGAATGTCAGGGGAATCAAGGCCTGGGTTTTCTTCATTGAGGAAGAAGATCAAATCAGGGTACGCCTCCGTTCCAAAGGTCCTGTGATCAACACGATCGCCAGGAATTACAATGGCGGAGGCCATCCATTGGCTGCTGGAGCATCCATCTATTCATGGGACGATGTCGATAAAGTTCTTGATGACTTAATTCATGCCTGCCAGGAATAA
- a CDS encoding CBS domain-containing protein, which produces MATKHEQILQYIDELPIGEKISVRQIAKALNVSEGTAYRAIKDAENKGYVSTIERVGTIRIERKKKENIEKLTFAEVVNIVDGQVLGGRAGLHKTLNKFVIGAMKLEAMMRYTGAGNLLIVGNRDKAHEHALRAGAAVLVTGGFDTEDHVKKLADELQLPIISSSYDTFTVATMINRAIYDQLIKKEIILVEDILTPVTETIFLKANDRVSDWYRHKDETMHSRFPVVDQNMKVIGMITSKDVMGHEQDTLIEKIMTKNPMTVSGSTSVASSAHMMVWEGIEVLPVVDDANRLQGIVSRQDVLKALQMIQRQPQVGETLDDTVTNQLVLSKGKTKDEDIFRCQVTPQMTNHLGTVSYGVFTTIVTEAANRVLRGYKKGDLVVENMTIYFMKPVQIDSVIEIYPKVLEVGRKFGKVDIEAFNDGVLVGKAMMMCQLIDRH; this is translated from the coding sequence TTGGCAACTAAGCATGAACAAATACTTCAATATATAGATGAATTGCCAATAGGAGAAAAGATATCGGTACGCCAAATCGCCAAGGCGCTTAACGTAAGCGAAGGGACTGCATACAGAGCAATAAAAGATGCTGAGAATAAAGGGTATGTCAGCACGATTGAACGAGTCGGCACCATCAGGATTGAACGGAAAAAGAAAGAGAACATTGAAAAGCTTACTTTTGCCGAAGTTGTCAATATCGTCGATGGACAAGTACTGGGCGGCCGAGCCGGACTTCATAAAACATTAAATAAATTTGTCATCGGGGCCATGAAGCTCGAAGCGATGATGCGTTATACGGGAGCGGGCAACCTGCTGATTGTCGGGAACCGAGACAAAGCGCATGAGCATGCGTTAAGGGCAGGGGCAGCTGTTTTAGTCACCGGGGGCTTTGATACGGAAGACCATGTAAAAAAGCTGGCAGATGAGCTGCAGCTGCCGATTATTTCCAGCAGTTATGATACTTTTACAGTAGCGACAATGATCAACCGTGCAATTTACGATCAGTTGATAAAAAAAGAAATTATTCTTGTGGAGGATATTCTTACACCGGTTACTGAAACGATTTTCCTTAAGGCTAATGACCGGGTATCAGATTGGTACCGACACAAGGATGAAACAATGCACAGCCGCTTTCCAGTAGTGGACCAGAATATGAAAGTAATCGGGATGATCACATCGAAAGACGTAATGGGACATGAACAGGATACATTAATTGAGAAAATCATGACAAAGAATCCCATGACAGTAAGCGGATCGACGAGTGTCGCTTCATCTGCCCACATGATGGTGTGGGAAGGCATTGAAGTACTGCCGGTTGTGGATGATGCCAACAGGCTTCAAGGCATTGTCAGCAGACAGGATGTATTGAAAGCTCTTCAAATGATCCAGCGCCAGCCACAGGTAGGGGAGACGCTTGATGATACAGTTACAAACCAGCTGGTCCTATCAAAAGGGAAAACAAAGGATGAAGACATTTTCCGCTGCCAGGTGACTCCGCAGATGACGAACCACCTTGGGACGGTTTCATATGGCGTGTTTACGACAATCGTCACAGAAGCCGCGAACCGTGTGCTGCGGGGATATAAAAAAGGCGATTTGGTTGTCGAGAATATGACGATCTATTTTATGAAGCCTGTGCAGATTGACAGTGTAATAGAGATTTATCCGAAGGTTCTCGAGGTAGGAAGGAAGTTCGGGAAGGTCGATATCGAAGCCTTCAATGACGGAGTTCTGGTAGGGAAGGCCATGATGATGTGTCAGCTAATCGACAGACACTAA